From the genome of Apostichopus japonicus isolate 1M-3 chromosome 17, ASM3797524v1, whole genome shotgun sequence:
TCAGGATTCAAAGTATGTAATAAAAGTTAACTAAGTGAATGCCAGAAATTGTGTGTATCCATCAAGAACTACAGATACAATGTGCTGATTTAAATAATACTAATGATTAGCTGATTGGTTTAACTTAGTGTTTTGTGTGTATCGAGTACTGTGAATTGTTTCTGTGTGTATACAGAACTACGGAAGTACAGTAAGCAGTGTATAAGCGGTGTGTACAACAGTGCTCTTTTTCAATAATTAGTTTAAATTAGTTTTTATGTTTGTATCAGATACTGCTGATATCGTGTATAGGTGAAGGTACAATCGGCGGTATCCATGCCTATATACATCGCTGCATTTCAGTCATTAGTTTGCATTATTTTTTATGTGGGTATCAAATATTTTAGCTATGATGTACCGGTTTAGTACAACAAGCACAATCAGCTGTGTATAGTAACAATCGTCTTAATGCAGGAGATAATACCCGTGGATGACATAAAGAAATACCGGATGATGAATATGCTTTAATAGAATGATAAAATGACTGACCTGGAATTAATTATGAGTTGAATTTGtcattatttcaatttatttatcattGCTTTAGTGTATCCCtgtattaataaaaaaaatatttgtatctcGTTTAGTACATTCTTGTCACTgccattgtttacatttttgcGGACCTCTCCTCGACAACTTGGACGTGTAGAAGAGTGAACTGCTCTCACTATGTGACATATCTCAACCAGGGAACTACTACTTAACCTCAATACTAACAACCAGCTGCTGAATGATAGAAATGAATATAGTTCATACTCATGTTGTTTTTGGATATTATCTGTTGGAAAGGAAATAGGGAGAAATAATcagacaaataaaataaatcaaacgtTTATTATAGAAAGTGTAAGAGTCGTATTTCTCGATGAAAACATTTCTGAATTTAGTTTAAATGCAGCTTCTAAGGTTCTGTCTAATTAAACGTTGACATATGTCCTTAATCTACGTCACTTCTAGACAGTACGTGTACAGCTTTCCTGTTGTTTTTGTTGCTAATAAAAGTTCTTCCGTCCCATCCCTTTCTAGGTTTGTCACACAGCTAGCGTCATTATCTACTGTTCTTGTCAATAACTGTCGACCATCCTGACTGTATTGTACCAGGATACATCTCCGCTGATGTAAGATGCGTGTACaccataacatatatatgaactCGTTCTTGTCTGTGCAGACACTGAAAGAATTCCAGTCGTATTCATCGAGGTCTGGTTTGGGGAATTCATACATGAGCTTACTCTCTGATTCCTCCATGGTGACTGCATATGCTTCATCACTATAGTTGGAACAGACAAGGAGATTACCTCTATGTACAGTGATATCAAAAGCCCCATCGATTACATTTGGTAAGGTAATCATGTGACTGTAAATCAACTGATCAGTcaatacatacacacatctGCTGTTAGTACCAACAATAATATGACTCTCAGAATAAGTCGTTACACACTTCACGTACCGATCAAATGGCCACTTGGTAATTACATCACAAATTTTCTTCTTGCTAAATGCACCATCACGTACATCGTAAATGCCGATGTTGTCAGACTTACAAACTGTTATAACTTTGAACTTTGATAAAGAACAGCAATAACGCAATGCATTAGACATGCCCAAATCATTCTTGAGCTTTTCCTGCCGTTGTATTTCCACTTTCCTGTTGACCACAGTGATGTGCGAGTACCCTGTAGATGCCATACCAGTTATGACGATATTGCCATCTCCGCTGCTTGTAATACCATTAATCGACCAATTCGTAGCTTTGATTCCTGCAATATCAACAACTGAGTCTTCTTGCTGAACAATCGTGGCGTTGTTTTTAGTAAACTTCGTTATATCACTGATAATGAAATCAGATAAATATTCTAACTGTGGATaaccttttttcatttcttctattAGAGGTTCACATGCTGCTCTTATATCAGGGATACACTGAGCGTATGTCCAATCGTTTTTAGGAGCAAGAATAGATGAGGTCGTTGCTGTAAAGTTCTCGTATCGTTTGATAATCGTATCACAATAATCTGACATTTCTTTTAGctcatctttgtttttttttacacgCAAATCTTTGGTTGTTATTAAATCCTTTAAGCAGCCATTTAAGTTATCAAGTTCTGTAATGAGAGCGCTCTCAGTTTTATCACATTTCAAATTTAACTCCTCGTATTCGTCGTCATAatgtcttttcatatttttcctaATCTTATCATATTTCTCTCTAACTTGGCTTAATTCAACTTTCAAATTAATAGTAATCTGAccttctttatttcttcttctgcttTCTATTTCCTCTAAGCCTCTTGTTCGTACTTTAGTACATTCCTCAAGTTGATCATTAATCTTCTGCGTCTGTTTTTGGTGCTGATTTATCAACTTTTGTGTCTTTTTCTCGGCATTTTCGTTCAGCTTCTGCAGAgtagtttcaattttttttggtaagTCGTATAGTTTGTCTTTGTGTTTGTTTAGTTCCGCAAGTGTTGGTTTCAAAAGTTCTCTTTCACTAGTTGCTAGTTCAGATACGTCTTGtaggtcatgacctttgtgtttACTATGTATACAGATTATGCATACTGGTACGTGTCGGCACGTACAGCAACATAACTTTGCCTCTTTTTTCATGTGTATGTGGCACTTGGGATCTTCTGTAAGTGTCCTTAGTTTCTCCAGTGTTAGGTTCCTGGCCTCAACATTATCCAATTTCAGAATGTGAGTTTGGTGTTCTGTGAACATTTGACTGTTCACGTGAACCATGTAACATGGGTCACATAAGAAGTCTCTACACTTAAAGCAGTATGCAAACACTTTTGTATTTTCTGAACAACTCAcacattgttttactttttcataTTCAAACGATTTTTGCAAGTTTACAAACTCAAGCAtactcttcatatgaaagtcaGACTTGAAATCATCTACCCCATTTTCTGGTATGACATAATCCTGTTGACATAATGGACATTTTACCGTCCCATCTTGGCTGGCTTGAATAACTGTATTTAAGCAATCCCTGCAatatcgatgaagacatggtaacAGCTTCGGTTCTTTAAATTGATTcaaacaaacagaacacataAAGAAGTTCTCTGTCAGCTCGTTGAGAGGAGTTGTCGAAGCCATAGGTCTGGTTCACGGGATTCTGTATCAAATAATATAGAAATGTACGCATCATTGCTGTAATCTTCCTATTTTAATCAGATTATTATCGAGCGCTTATATTTGCCAAGAAATCTACGTTAAGAGAAACATGAAActagtttttttaatttgctcTTGTTGTATTATGCCTAAAGTCATTGTGTGGGAAACTCAGTTATTTTCTGGGTGCAAATAACTTTCTTTTGGCCAACACTGTCAGCACATCAAGTTGTAGAACCCCAACCCTGGGATCGTCATTACACAGATCATGTGTACGGAAATGTGGAAGACATTACCATGTCATTTGATAGAGAACTGTTATGATGTTTTGTGGGTGGATAGTTGTTGACGACAAGAAACAAGTTTTTGTAGCAATTTTATGATAGTGGTCTGCTTTATGATAGCACAAAGTAACATCGTTTGTGAATGAAGTTGCAAGGAGATTATTGTCAGTTTTAAAGTGGATGCAGGGGCCGATGGACATAAGGAACATCATCCGTGTTCACGAATACTTTTTAATTCTTATGACATTATTTCCCCCAGTTATTTTTGCTATTTACGGAGCTACTTTCAAATATGAGTACAAAACGATATGTTACAAACACACTATTGTATTTTAGGGTAGAATACCGGCAGCAATAAAGACTTAATTTAAAAGCAGTTCGTGAAGAACGGGTGCAATGTTTACTAACTGGTACTTTTAAGCCGTGAATTCACGTCGTTAAGAATTTCGTTCAAGAACAGTGAACGTATACTACTGTTATCAGGTTCCGctttttactaattaaattGCTTTAATACCGGTGTTGTATTACTCGGCAACCCATTTCGTGTAAATAACTGCCCCTCTTGTAACACCAAATTATTTGGCGCCCGAGTGGTGTAGGAGTAATGCCATGTAAGAGATAAGTCAACTATATGTAAAGAATGTTTGTATTCGAGATAACGCAATATTTCTAACAGTCTAGATGAATACTAAGACATATTATATGTGCATACCTCAGCACCGAAATCAGATAAAGAAGAAGTACCCCATAAACCAATTTGGGTAACACTTTATTACTAATATACAAAGTTAAGTGTCCCGATGTAAGGTTATTGATACAAGATGGTAGTAAAGTGTTATTTTTCTCACACACAGGTTAAATAATAAGTATCAAGGCATTATAGAAAGTTTATCCTTCATTTACATTATGCAAATATAAGTACATTCTCACTGTTAATTTGTTTTGCCACTTATGGtgaatgtttttttaattttacttaAATAAGTTCTAATCAACCTTCAACATTTAATACTCAAAGGTATATAATAATACTTTCACTTACTCACAtctttctaaaactattattcTTCTCTGTTGACGCAAATCTTGCCTTGATATTTTTATCAcgtatatatattaacttagAATTTGCATGTTTTAGGCAAGAGAATTTTGCGTTCGTTACATTTTACTTTAATCGCACCAcattttatatactgtatacttgtATGGTCTGGTACCAGTTACACGTGATTAAAAACCTCTTCGTTCTTCAAAAAAGAGCAATTATACACGTTTCATTTGCCAATTACAATGAACATGCAAGTAAACTTTTCAAAGATGTTAACATCCTCAAGCTCCCcgatttaataaatttttaaGTAGCCACATTTGCCTATAGAGCTATTCATGGACAGTTCCCCCTGCTTTCGACAATTTTCTTGTTTACAACCATGCCATTCACAATAATGACACACGACACATACAAAGTTTACGCCCTACTCGCATTCACACCAATGCAGGAAAATATAGCCTTCGACATCGAACAAGCATCACATGGAATTCTTTGCTTCTTAATCAGGTCACAACTTTCCCAAAAATcgtttaaatacaaattaaagataTTTTACTTCAACTTGTGATTGAGGTTcctctttccttcttttctttttcttcctttcttcctttcttttctttttcttagttcttttcttaattctattTTGTACATGGAGTGTATCACTAGATGAAACCACAAGGGTTTTTTGATCCACTTCCTTTCTCATTTAATAACTCTCTGTATTCGCtacatttgttgtatatatgttgtgaaaaaaaaaacaataaatacacGAATTGAACGGAATATTGTTCACAAACCCCACATCAGACTGGCTATACCGTCAACAGAAGGCTCACTGCCCCATTTACTTACAATATGACAGTAGTTTCGTTTTATCGTCTCCTGTGCAACATTTAGTGATTGTTAATTTGGTTTCCCTCGTAAAACATTTTATTCTGTTCAACCCTCAATATTTCTTTAACCAGATAGATGTGATGTTAAATTAGCCTGGAACACTTCaaagtttgtttcaattatgttttgaaatgaaagtttgCCCACTTATGTACAACTCAGGAAAGGTACTTAAATTCAAGTTTGGACTTATACTGAAGTTTCAATTTTCAGTAGTTACCAGATTCATTCTGTTGAGATTCTATTAGAAATCACCGATTTTCAATGCATCAAATTGCGGAAAACTGTTCTGCACCATCATGATTGAAATGTTTTTCGAGTGGCACTGCATGCAGTACAAACATCAAACATAATCTAGTCAATTCCATAACGCGCTACACGTTAGAATACGGCCGCTACAATGGAACCCAGTGTAGAGACTCCCAATGAGGAAATACTTACTATCAAGTACATATATCGAACGATTTCTGTTTCATGGAAATGGCCAATGGAAGACATTaaaaaatagtgaaaaaaaGTGAAAGCTCACTTACTTAATTCTATCGTAAAGAACTCAAACAGAGGTTGGTGTCAAAACTTATGtgcttcaaaacaaaataactgCAACAAAACACAGTTACAATCATGTTTCGTGTATGTATTACCAGTATTACGTTTAACATGAGGCTATACTGTACGctgtatatgcaaatatacaagAATTCAATACGCCAAGTAGTGACGTATTACAAAGTAATCACTGAGGTCACGATGAAAAGAAGTTGTCGATATCGACGGAAATTCCTGAAAATACAAAAGGGCGTGCCACGGATCAACGATTTTTAATAGTCTATTTACCGATTTTATGGTTATTTCACGTATCGTCGACGTGTTAAATTTTCACTTCACCAAAAAGGTTatattttggaaagaattatTATTGGTTAACATTTTAGAAGGGATATTTTATGATTGAAATCCAACTGACTGTGTACCAAATCTCGCCAGTTTAGCATTTGCACCAAAGGAATGGGTTTCCCTCTTACATGATTTTCAGGGGGAAACATGCAAAAGTATTTACCTTTTCGCGTAATGCATAAATGCTTCACACTGTAAAATTTACCAAACTATAACATTAAAATCGCATTGTTTCTGAAGACTTTTGACTCCCAAAGCTGGCTGGGTGAGAGAACGAATCACTAGTCCTCAAAAACTTTGATAGTCGGGGAAGTGTGGCGGAGGAATAAGATTCAGTCGGGAGATTTTGGCATTTTGGGAAGAACAGGACTACTACGCatgtacctccccccccccccaacctctcTTTGAAACCGCAACGTATTTATTACCAAAACGATGTGCATAGGGCTATTTCTATTGACAAAACTTATAGTTTACATAAACGTCTAAATTTCAATGTTCTTTTAGTCGGGTAAAGTTTgagtttaattttatttatgtaGCACAATtttgcctcagaatgcaccatatGACGTTAAGAAACTGAATCAATTTCTTCCACAAAAGTTTAGCCCTATTCCCGAAATAGTCAGGGGAAATGGTATTCCCCCGTCCCAACTCCCCATCTTGGAAATCATGTCCACGCCACTGTACTTAGCGAACATTAGCTTGTTTTCTTGAGGCCATCAAATAATGACCCTAGCTGCTGCGCCTACCATGATAGATTAAATGTTGCTGACGTTTTGAAAGATCTTCTGGGATGATGCAGATGTTACATAAGACACCTCTATTAGCGCATGCGCTGGTAACGCCTTGCCCCGATAACAGACGGCAGTAACTCCAAAGTTGGTTGATCATGCTCTTATCAGTCTTGAACTGATCACGTCGTTGTGTTCCACATTTTCTGTTGACCAGAGTGGTGAGTAAGTACTCTTACGTTGTATTTTGAGTTATAACAATCTTGTCATCTCCTCTGCTTGTAATACAAGTGTAATATCCACCTTTGATTCACCTTTGATATCCACCTTTGATCCACAAGCTTTGATTCCTGCAACATCAACCGCTGACTCTTTATGTTGAGCGATCGTGACATTGTCAATATTAACCCTTGCTACATCTCTGATAACGaaatcatataaatattctAAGACATGATATTATTTCTTCATTCTACCATCAGAGGTTCATATGAGTCTTTTATATCTGGGATACACTGAGCGTCTGTTCCATCGTCTTTGAAAGCAAGAAGATGAGTTCGTTGCTGTGAAGTTCTCGTACCTTTTAAAGAACTGTTCGCAATATTTCTGTTATTTAATTTAGTTCTTCAGTTCCATTCACAAGCAGGTCTTTTGCTGTTGTCAATTCTTTTGACTATTTGTATTTTAGTAGTAAGCATCTAGAGTTCCAATGTTTCTACAGAGTGCGCCTCAGTTTCATCACATTTGTTTATAAACTCTTCAAACTCGTTGTCATATTCTTGTTTGGCTGTTTTCTGATTTTATCGTATTTTCTCTCACTTGGCTCAATTTCTCTTCCAAATTAAGAGTTATCTGACCGTGGTAATCTCGTCTTCCGATTCTCTTCTTCTGATTTCATCTGATCATCGTTTTCGTTCCGTAGTGCATTCCGCAAGTGAATGCTTATTCTTGTGTACCTGCTGCTTATGCTGAATTatcaatctttctttcttttgatgacattttcatTCAGCTTCTATGTAGTAGTTTTTATTTTCGTGGTATGCTTTAcctttgtatttgttttgttcagCAAGTTCTTGTTTCAGTACTTTTCTTTCACGTTCCGCTGTTCCAGTGACGTATGTAGGTCACCTTTATGCTTATGATAAGTACAAGTTATGCACACTGGTATAATTCCGCAAGAACTGCAGCATGATTGTGTTCCTTTTGTTTGGCATGTATATGGCACCTGGGATATTCCGTTACTGATATAAATTTATCCAGTGTCATATTCTTTGCTTCTAACTTGTCCAATCTTAGAAAAATGTGGGCTATGTGGGCTTTGTGATCTGCAAATATTTAACTGATGATGTGAACCTTGTAACATTGCTCACACAAGTATTATCTGCACTAAAAACAATCAGCTAAAACTTTTCTTGAAACAGCTGCTTACACATTTCTTGATTTTCAAAATAGTTTTGCAAATTTTACGAACATGTGAAAGTAAGCCTTGATATAATTAAAATTGTGGTTATGATTGTGATTGTGCTTCTGATATTATGATTGCGATAGCGATATGTAGAGCGATAGcgatgatgattatgatatatataacatattacaGCTTCACAATGGTGACGGTCATATTGTTTCAAATTGTCAGGATATTTTAAGTGAAGCTGTTAGTTTTTATCGTAAACTTTATACTAAGTGTCCTAATATTTCTCCTGTCTCGTTTTTTGATGATGTTTGTACAAATCACGAGAGTCTTACCGATGATCAGAGTTATTTGTGCGAGGGTCTTTTTACCATTAATGAATGTAAAGAGGCTATTGGGTccatgtaaaataataaaacccCTGGTTCTGATGGATTATCAGTTgaattttatgtaaatttttGGGATATTTTAGGTGACTTTGTAGTTAATTCTCTTAATTTTGCTTTCAGTTGTACACACTTAGCCGATGAACAGGGCAGGGCAATAATCTCTTTGATTCCAAAGCCTTCAAGATTTACAATATTTGGAAAATTGGAGGCCTATAGCAATTTTAAATACTGACTACAAGATTGAAGCCAAATGCTTGGCAACCCGTATTAAGCGtgttttaaattacattattaGTGATGAGCAAACTGGATTCTTAAAAGAACGTTTCATTGGTGAGAACATTAGACTAGTTTTAGACCTCATTGATCATTGTAATTCCAACAATATTTCAGGTGCTCTTCTTTTTCTATATTTTGAAAAGGCTTTTGATTGTTTGGACAGGGAGTTtctttatcaaagtttaaaattcttcaattttggtccaaattttatTAGGTGGGTTAGAACTTATTATGGGAACGTCACATCTTCTGTTATTAACAATGGTCATCTCTCTCAGTGTTTTAGTATTTCTCGAGGTGTAAGACAGGGTTTTCCACTCAGTCCTTACCTCTTTATTTTATGTTCAGAATTTCTCATTTTCATGGTTAAAACAAGCTTTCGTATCAAGGGTATATCTATTAATAACTCTGGAATTAGAATTTTTCAATAGACCGATGATGCTGTTTCATTTTGAGATAGTTCACGCGCTTCTCTTGTGGAGGTTGTAAACAttctcataggcgtaggagcctaatttgatttgagggggctgtaacgacttgcccgaaaaatatagcCAAAGTTTTTCGCGCGccccgcgcgcgttcaacatttcaatgtgcatatcatataggcattcatcggttattacatcacatgccttTACCCGATGAATGCTTATATGATGTGTACACTAAGGTGTTGaatgcgcgcgaagcgcgcgaaaattttggttatattttccgtgttatcaccctttcatattggttataattattggggaagtcgttacgataataacgataataataataatatcagtttaaccattgaaaaaccattgcaaattaaccattgcaaattaaccattgcaaattattcttctttcagtaggtgcccgaaaaattatcaccatattgcccgaattttcactaaaaaaattgaaatactccaaatttttcttctttcagtaggtgcccgaaaaaatatcaccatattgcccgaattttcaccaaaaattttggttggggggctgcagcccccccccccccgc
Proteins encoded in this window:
- the LOC139984062 gene encoding uncharacterized protein isoform X3 gives rise to the protein MASTTPLNELTENFFMCSVCLNQFKEPKLLPCLHRYCRDCLNTVIQASQDGTVKCPLCQQDYVIPENGVDDFKSDFHMKSMLEFVNLQKSFEYEKVKQCVSCSENTKVFAYCFKCRDFLCDPCYMVHVNSQMFTEHQTHILKLDNVEARNLTLEKLRTLTEDPKCHIHMKKEAKLCCCTCRHVPVCIICIHSKHKGHDLQDVSELATSERELLKPTLAELNKHKDKLYDLPKKIETTLQKLNENAEKKTQKLINQHQKQTQKINDQLEECTKVRTRGLEEIESRRRNKEGQITINLKVELSQVREKYDKIRKNMKRHYDDEYEELNLKCDKTESALITELDNLNGCLKDLITTKDLRVKKNKDELKEMSDYCDTIIKRYENFTATTSSILAPKNDWTYAQCIPDIRAACEPLIEEMKKGYPQLEYLSDFIISDITKFTKNNATIVQQEDSVVDIAGIKATNWSINGITSSGDGNIVITGMASTGYSHITVVNRKVEIQRQEKLKNDLGMSNALRYCCSLSKFKVITVCKSDNIGIYDVRDGAFSKKKICDVITKWPFDR
- the LOC139984062 gene encoding uncharacterized protein isoform X1, producing MASTTPLNELTENFFMCSVCLNQFKEPKLLPCLHRYCRDCLNTVIQASQDGTVKCPLCQQDYVIPENGVDDFKSDFHMKSMLEFVNLQKSFEYEKVKQCVSCSENTKVFAYCFKCRDFLCDPCYMVHVNSQMFTEHQTHILKLDNVEARNLTLEKLRTLTEDPKCHIHMKKEAKLCCCTCRHVPVCIICIHSKHKGHDLQDVSELATSERELLKPTLAELNKHKDKLYDLPKKIETTLQKLNENAEKKTQKLINQHQKQTQKINDQLEECTKVRTRGLEEIESRRRNKEGQITINLKVELSQVREKYDKIRKNMKRHYDDEYEELNLKCDKTESALITELDNLNGCLKDLITTKDLRVKKNKDELKEMSDYCDTIIKRYENFTATTSSILAPKNDWTYAQCIPDIRAACEPLIEEMKKGYPQLEYLSDFIISDITKFTKNNATIVQQEDSVVDIAGIKATNWSINGITSSGDGNIVITGMASTGYSHITVVNRKVEIQRQEKLKNDLGMSNALRYCCSLSKFKVITVCKSDNIGIYDVRDGAFSKKKICDVITKWPFDRYVKCVTTYSESHIIVGTNSRCVYVLTDQLIYSHMITLPNVIDGAFDITVHRGNLLVCSNYSDEAYAVTMEESESKLMYEFPKPDLDEYDWNSFSVCTDKNEFIYMLWCTRILHQRRCILVQYSQDGRQLLTRTVDNDASCVTNLERDGTEELLLATKTTGKLYTYCLEVT